aatgaatactccggaaacgatgatattgctggaaacggaaatatggatcgtatcggaaatataaatattatccaagtcgtagatgttgccggaaacggaaacatggtacgtatcggaaaatattatcggaaatggaaatattgccagaatcggaaatattgccggaaacggaaatattgtcagaatcggaaatattaccggaatcggaaaataattccggaaacggaaatattaaatatttgttcgaaacggaaattaattccggaatcggaaatattaaatattgttcgtatcggaaatgaattccggaatcggaaaatttaatcggaagcgcatcgtacgaataagcatcggacgaggcctgccggacgaggcccagcacgaagccaggccatcgcccagcaagccaagcgcgccgcacaaacagcaaggccaggcccagcaggctgcgcgcagcgcgcagcgcgcacagcgcgcacagcacgcgcagcgcgcgcgggcgctgagtgggctgctgctcgcgcgcacgcatgaggcccatcgtggctgtcgtgcgtgtgtgtgcaagtgtttgtgttcgttcacgtttcctaaaacatgcagagttcggttaatgattaaattcctaattctatttgataaattaattaaattagagttcttgtaggattctaggtttgattaatttgtatctgaataggatttcgattccctttccataccgctataaatatgaggctagggctcacaatttataacacaagtttcaaagtattcaaagtgagtttttgagagaaaaattcagtcacacatttgcctataaagtgccgaaaataatagtaccttaagggcgattctagttggtcaatcttaaggcggatccggacgtgctgtggactatctacggagggacgacacttggagtcctaaagacttgttcttgttcggttcgggcgcagctagggaaggcacgcaacaaagagtatgcatctattctatgctaaatgattatgtgtaaataatatggtttcctgggtttatggtttttccgcatgatttatgaattgtcatatgtatcataacctaacacttctcaccacattattattaatttataaatgttatgtaatattattaaattattagcGCTAAACAATAAATATACATCATAATTTCTAGAAATTTCTAAAATCACTAACacaatttttaaaataaataaaaattaaattaacaaactatAATATAAATtcgataaaaataaaaattgaatttcaaatatgCTTCCCCCGCACGGAATTCGCATGGTGGTCATGGGAGTGGCGCACAGACTGTGCATGGTGGACATGGGAGTGGCGCACGGAATGGCTCCCATGTCTACGACGCAAATTCTGTGCGCCACTTCCATGTCTTCCATGCATAGAATTTGCGCCATGGACATGGGAGCCATGCAAATTTCGTGCACCACTCCCATGACCGCCATGCAAAGTCTATGCGCGAGAAATAaatagtaaaaagaaaaaaatctcCATTTTTACCCTCCATTGATGCTACTTCCACGACTTACACCACTACGTGAGCTCCCCCTCTAGCTTCTTTGATGAATTATGAACAAAGTAACGTTGCCAACAACTTTTTCCGGCGAGGTTACGAGTTCGGTACCATAATGAGTTAAAGagaaaaccaaaaacaaatACAAACAAAAGTTGCTCGCCGGAATTTAATTTTCCGGCTAGTACCGAGACACCAGGCTGGAGGGGGGGTTGAGAGAGAGGTGAGGTGAAAAGGGTAAGAAACAAGAATGGAGGGGGTAAATTTTTATAGGGGCAATTTTGTACTTTCACTATAAATAGTAGGGCGATTTTAGCGTGGGCGGACGTTAAATAACGACACACTAAATATATACTTTCAACGTGAGATCTAAGTATTTTCATATACTTGTAATCCATCAAGATACTATACTTTATTAAGACATATCGTTACAGATTGAAATCATATCTATAATATTTATAttcaaatatttatttataaataatacgAGTTAATTTATTAAGACATATCTTTACAGATTTCAATCATATCTATAATATTTATAttcaaatatttatttataaataatacgAGTACTATTCAGGTTGTGGATATATAATTATCACTTGTCTAATGCAAAACCCTAACCATTCTCAAACCATTTACCCTTTTATTCAATGATGTGTCACAATTTTATTGGTCATTGTGCACCATACTCCTAATTTATATTCTactagataaaaaaaaaaacgtaagaaaaaaagggaagaaaaaaaaaggtgaaATTTCAAAAATGACTGGACTATAAATAAACCATAGTGTTCAACCAAAAATACTTACAAAAGAAAcccaaagaagaaaaagaaaaaaaatacaaaagtggGATTTGAGCCAAAAATCCGATCAGTCTTGTAATGGTCTGATCAGATGGCGGACGATCCTTCTTCGCACCATGCCCATGTCCCATTGCCTTCGAACTTAGGTaccatttttatttaattaatcttctgttaaattaattttatgaattatttgcAGCTTTTTTTTTAGATTTGTTGATTATTTTTCGGCTTCAAGGTTTAGCAATAATTATACAGATTAAGTTTTTAATCCTAAAAATTAAGTGGGTTTTTGATAAACTTCATTTTTGATTAGAacttgttgatttttgaagtggGTTTGTGTTTTTTTGTCAGTCTTTTGATGTCATTTTTGCTCATATATAATCTATTAGAACTGTTTTATCTGTTGTATTATGTCTGTTTTGTTTTTGGTGTATGATTGAATGTGTCTGTAAAGGGATGACGAGAAAAAGATTGGTAAATTGGGGAGCATAATGCATATACCTGCAAGCCTGCAAGTTAACTTTCTGATGATTTTATCGGGGACTTTGTGCTATTATAGTATTTGGATGATTGTTTAATCAAATTTCTTTGAGTAGATAAAGTTTGAGTTCTGCCTCTATTGAACATGAAATGGTAAATTTTATAGTTAATGAGTTAGAAATAAGTGGCGTTGCTTAAATCTCTCGCGATGAGGAACACATGCTTAGAGTTTATGTTGCTGTTGTTAGGTTTATATATGGAGTTCATGGTTTCTCAGCTAGACTGGGTTGATTGAAATTTCAAAGGATGAACTATGAACTGCCCAGTATTTGTGATCGGGTAGTCTATTTTTCCCTAGTTCGGGAGAAAGGTTTTGTATCGTTTATCTTGAATTGGTTCTCTGTTTGATTGTGGGAGAAGTCGGGGTAACATTGTGGTTGATGATTGGGATATGGTCCACGGTTAACAACGATTTATGAGGTTAATTAGATTCATAGTAGGCTAGTAGTTAGGGCACCTCACTCATTGATTGTTGATATGGTACCTTTTTTTTTGTGTAGTCCTTTTGAAGGGTGTTTAACAggaattattattttctttaccATCTTTATGTACCCATGAGTTTAGTCATGATAAACAAGAGGTAAAGATCAAAATCACCCATATGTATATTTTGTTGGCTGACACGAGAAATTATAAATTGTGTAGGTGGGTTAGTTTCAGATGATGCTCCACTGGTTCCGATTCATATTGTCACCGAAGCTTCCCAGCTTCCTGTGGAGTTCTTAGAACCCTGTCCTGAAACAAAGCTGGTTATTGGCTTTGATTGTGAAGGTGTTGACCTGTGTCGTTATGGAACTCTTTGTATAATGCAGGTTAGTGATTTTTCCTGGTAATTTTGAAGTACTTTTATCTACCAGATGTATATGAGCCATTAGTGAAAACTTGTCTTTGCctatttacctttttttttgatttggagATTTGGGGGTGAAGGTGGTTTGGTTTTTGTGTGTTTGATTGCTTGATCTACTTTTGTTGCACTTGCAAGTCACAACTTGATATGATCTTGTTGTACCTGTACAATTATGCATTGAGGTGACTTCTCTTTTCTACTTTGCGTGGGGCTTGTAGCTTGATATCACTGTGGACCAGTTGTAGAGTGTTGTGTGACTTTTGTAAATTGTATGGTTTAGATGGTGTTCCATAATTTGAACTGAGCAAGGTGGCTTACTTTCTCTATTGCAGCTTGCATTTCCTGATGCTATATATCTTGTGGATGCCATAGAAGGTGGAGACATGCTCATAGAAGCGTGTAAGCCTGCTCTTGAATCTAGATACATCACTAAAGTTATACATGACTGCAAACGTGATAGTGAGGTCTCTAATTGGTCTATCAGCCGTTTATAATTTATTTCTAGTTTGCTTTGTACTAAACTTATATGTTGACTCACTATTTTCTAGGCACTGTATTTCCAGTTTGGCATCAAGTTACAAAATGTCATGGATACCCAGGTGAGCATTTTGGTGTATTTCTGATCAGTTAATGTAGCTGAATTTTTGTACTTAGTGTTGCTATATTGCTTTTAggtagatttttttattttcatttgcaCTTGAAGTTGATTCAAATTTACAAAGTACATCATATTTTGCTTTCTTCCTTGCTTTTCTCCTTAAGTGTAAATTACCCTATTTGTCTGATTCTCAGCACCATCATGCAAATAACTCTTACCCGGTCTCCTGATTGGGTTTAATTAGCCTTTTTCTCTAACGTGGGTGACTTGTACAGAATGCAACTATTAATAAAGACAGAGCAAATTGGTAGTTATAATTTCAGAACAGCCTGAGCTTTCTTGCATGCTAGATTAGTAATGAAGAACCCATTTGATTGACCCCAAACAGTGAGAATAATCTTCCCTGCAATCTGCATTGGTTTCTGAGAAATGTAAACTACGAAGAATATGTTTATGCTTTTCATTCATACCCGCTTGCTAAGGACATTTTACTGGATGAATTGATGTTATTCACTGCATTGCTTCAAATATTTTCCATCATGGATGTAGCAATTTTTAAATTCTCCATAGATTCAAATGGTCTATGTATATTTTACAGATAGCGTATTCCTTGATCGAAGAACAGGAAGGACGACCAAGAGTGCCTGATGACTACATCTCATTTGTTGCTCTTCTTGCAGATCCACGCTATTGTGGTATTACACTTGTCACGGTATTTATTTATTGTGCCTaacttttaaaatgtttatacaCAGAAATGATAGTTTCAAGGAATTATAACATTAAGGGATGTTTATACACAAAAGTGATAGTTTCAAACATTAAGGAATGCAGTGTTGATCACAATATTCAGGAAGGAGTACAGCTTCTAGGCTAGTTTACTAGGGCTTGCTGCTGTACTCTTATATTAAAACAAAACATGCTTGTAATACTGACAAAAGTGTTTTTAAACTCTATCCagattttttgttgttgtatcATATCCTTGCCTCATAGGACTAGTGGTTCTAGGAAAGTTCTTCTTAGTTATAGCTTCAATAAGGCTAGAATTATTGGCTCTCCTTTACGGGCTTTACCTGTGTTACGatcttaatttttaattaaattctacATGGTGGCCTTGTGGTATCATTTATTCCACATGGTGGAAACAAAATATTTTGAGTTTCTAAGGTGATCTTATGGTATTGCATATATCATTAAGGTGCACTAATTGAAGAATTATAGCTAATACACCATTAATAAATTGATTTAACTTCTAGTTAATACTTCCTGGTTCCTCATTATCTATCTCCTCCAAAAAAAACTAACCTCACAGAGTCACAGATCCTTCAACAACATTGGAGTCCACAAAACAACCACCAAAGATCGTGacagagagagaaaggaagccGTTCATCATCGTCAAATCGGGTCTCCTATTCCTGGCCGACGGAACTAATTAACAAACCCAACCCCGTTTCATTttattctctctcctaaacTATTCGCTCACTAAACATAACGCAAGTTGTTCACATTGGATCATCCTTCCTTCCATTAGAAGACAAATATTCACCTCTCTGATCTCGAGAGACTGCTAAAAAAGGAAGCAGCACCatttcctaattatttttgaacatttttttgaaTATATTATTGTCGCTGAATCTGAAGATCAAGAAATGAAGAACAAGAAATCTGAAGATAATGATTCACCTCACAACCTTGAGAGGCTGCTACAAATGCAATTTAACAGAGCATTTGGCCAATAACTGATAAAGAATCAACAATAACTCTAGAAAAGGAAAGTTAACCTTTAGCTATGGAGGCCATAGTTACAGTAGTTCTTTCAAGAAGCGATTGAACAGGAtgaagattgtttatatgggggaaggaaagagaaaatagagATTAGCATGCAGGTGAAGGTGGTTTTCAATGTGGTTGGTGGTTGTTTCCGGTGGCTTGGGGGTAGGTGGTTGGGGTTGGTCAAGATGGGTTTTAACTAGGGATAggttaataattttaggattaaAGTTAAATAAATGGTGGGTTAGCTGATGAAAAGAACAACTAGGGAACATTGATCATGTAGAATTTCCTTAATTTTTAAAAGAAGGTGGTTAACTTAGTAATCTTGAATTTCCATCGCATAGCAAGCCTGACATTTGTCTTTTTTCTCTCCTTGAAAATCCCAGCTGGTTCCTTGGATGCGCTTCATTTTACAATCCCATAGAATGTGACACTGATGTGTCGTGTTAATCTCAAATGGCACTGTTGCCAATATTGGctactatttttttttcaactgtTGTATCAAATGACAATAACTTCTATTTGTCTAGCTACAATTAACTTGACATAATAAGCACCAATAGTTCCAGCGTATTTCCTACGGGCGTGTTGAGAAGCTATGAAGTCAGCCATTTCATATGCTAATTGTAGGTTGGAGAAGATGGAGGGTTGAGCGTCTTAACTTTCAATTTGGTAGCACTTACTTAATTGGTTGTAGGAACAACTTAACAAGAACTTAATAACATCTCAGTTGAATAGTTATTTTCTGGTTTGTTCATTTGGAGTGAGCCTTTGGAGATTGATTGCTTAAAAATTGCAGAAGTGTGTGTTTATGCTTGTGGCTGGGAATTAGAAGTCATATATCCCAACAACTATAATCTAGCATCTGATGCTTAGAGAATGATGTGCATCTTGGATGTTCAATGTCGTGATTCGGTATTTCGGTGTGTATATTCTAATTTCCTTTTTGTGTGATTTGGCTTCCTCTTAAATGGGCTTTGTCGACCAATTCTCCCAACTAGATGCAATAGAAATTCTTGTTATGTAAGATTTAGCAACTTGAAAAGGAGTTTTCCTAAAGCAGAGGACTGGAAAGTGTTTTAACATCTGTGCTACTCTCTTTTCGCGGAACTTAATATTTTCTTATACATGCATAATAGTGGATTTTGTTTTTCCTGAAAGTTCATTCTGATCACCCTGAAATTGCCTCACATTGATTGGTGAAAAATGAAACTTGCACAAATTGTATTAATGCGATATAGcatatactctctccgtcccagaattatagtcctgtttgactaaaaacacgggttttaagaaaagtggaatatagtgtatgagaaagtgggaaaagtggaatatagtgtaTGAGAAAGTGTAAAAGGTGGAATGTGGTGTATGGGAAAGTGggaaagtgtatggaaaagtgggaaagtggaatatagtgtaTGTGAAAGTGGGAAAAGTAATGTCCAAATAAGGAAACCGGACTATAAATTTGGGACGCTCGAAATAGAAAacttgactataattttgggacggagggagtaatcatGTTGAGGATTCATGATCCATTAATTATTTAGTTGTTTAACCTTACCTAACAGTTACTATTAGCCTGATAATAGAAGTCCTTCCCATGTAATTCAAACTTTCAATGGGATAACATCCTTTGATTGATATTCTTGTTACATAATCAAGTTTGTTGAATTTCCGTCAGCGATGAGTTATTCCTGAGCCTGCAAAGTCTTCTCCATAAATTCCATAATGCTAACATTCTCAAATATACTCTTAGTATGTCTGTATGACCTGATTGGTCAATCTTTACGTTTTGTGCATTGTGTTGTGCTGTTGCGTACTGATGATCTTCTTTATACACTTGTGTTTTCATTAGGATTTTCATGTCAAGTTAACTATTGGGTTGTATGATATCATGCATGAACTCCTTTTCTTGAATTGTGTTTTCATTCATATAGTACTTCTTTTAACATTTTGTCCATCCCTGCAGGAATATCTTATCTTGAGAAGGAGGAGGTTCGTGTACTCTTGCGGCAGGTGAGTTCAAACAGTTATCATTTTGGAATCATACTTTTTAGCTATGCCTATAAGATATTTggaagagaaaaaaaatcaacaaaattggGCTAATCTGTAATCTTTTTTCCTCCCCCTGTTACGAGGACAACTTTTCCTCCATTCTTGTACTTTCTGCTAGTTGCGGGTTGCCTCTGTCTTTCCTTTTTGTGTTTATTGGAAGTATATTCTTTAGATACATGCAATCTAGGCATTTAACTTATGGGGTTAATTAGGCTTATCTCCTGTTTTATTCATGGGTTTTTAATGACTAGATTATTCAGGTTGTTTGATTTTGCAGAGAACTTTGGCATTATTAATAAACTGTTTCAAAGTTTATATATATGAATGTGTTTCTATAAGTGCATTGTGTAGTTTGCCTTTTCCACTTCTTATTTATGCAGCACTATAATAATACTAGTGAGACGTGAAGACAAATTGGCAAGTCACTAATGAGCCCAAATACAAGTTAAAGGGTGTGGGAGGGTTAAGTGGAAAACCAGGTGTAGATATAGTTACAACATTGTTGCTTACCTTAAactttcatgtttgatatttttTCCTGATTTGCCTATATGCCAGCTAGCAGATAGGAATGCATGCTTTGCACTATCTTGAGATTTTGAAAAGACTTGCTGCTGTATGCCTTATTAGGGTTGGATGTGTTATATTTGCAATTGTATGGCCATTCAACACCCTCGACGGGTGGTACGTTAACTTGTATCTGCTTTATGCGTTTTCTTATTGATTTTGGTTTTCATTTTCAGGATCCAAAGTTCTGGAAATACAGACCATTATCTGAACTCATGATCCGTGCAGCTGCTGATGATGTCCGCTTTCTGCTTTACATCTATCACAAAATGATGGAGAAGCTGAATGCCCATTCCCTGTGGAATCTTGCTCTTCGCGGTGAATTATATTGCCGCTGTTTCTGTATAAGTGACGATAACTTGACTGAATGGCCTGCTTTGCCTCCTATTCCAGGTTTGTCATTAGTTTCCTGGATGTTTGATTTGTAGCTAGTATATGAACTGATAAAAATCTAGTGGGACAGAATAAAAATTTCAGTGTATCTGCCTCTTCCAATTCTATCTGCCTCTTCCCATTCCAAACTTAGTTCCTCAAGCTTGCAATTTCATCTCTGTTTTTTAATCTTATGATAATTAGGAGCAATAGCTTAATGTAGGAAGTTTCTATCATTCCTTATTCTACCACAATACCTTCAGAATTGAAGATTTTGTGGGGGGTTGTGGCTCCCCCACCATTTGCGGGGACACCTTGGTTAAATCCACGGTGATAGGAGGGGTCTGGGGCATTTGACCACTAGTTTTCCTGGCTAACTATGCCGGATTAGTTGCATCAGAGATGAGTTGTCTAGTTGGGCCAAGAATATTTGCGGAAGAAACAAAGAAATTGGTCAAAACATTCTGCCGAAGAGTCTGCTTCTTGACCCTGCCCAAGAATGAAATAATTCACTTATAGAGTTGAATATTGTGATGGGGAAATTCGTTTTATGTGTAGAAATAAGGATCGTGTCATATGTGAAGATACAGGATTAGCATAAGAGGAGGTTGTTAGATTGTTAGAGCCGAGGAGCTATATAACTGGTGTATAAAAAGGCGCGCCTCTCGTTTTATGTGTAGAAATAAGGATCATGTCATATGTGTGGATACAGGATTAGCAAAAGAGGAGGCTGTTAGATTGTTAGAGCCGAGGAGCTATGTTACCAGAGTATAAAAAGGCTGCCTTGGCGCTGAGGGGCAAGGCGCTTGGAGCTAGCGCCTTTTATGGCCTGGGCGAGGCGATT
This sequence is a window from Spinacia oleracea cultivar Varoflay chromosome 1, BTI_SOV_V1, whole genome shotgun sequence. Protein-coding genes within it:
- the LOC110789270 gene encoding uncharacterized protein, with the translated sequence MADDPSSHHAHVPLPSNLGGLVSDDAPLVPIHIVTEASQLPVEFLEPCPETKLVIGFDCEGVDLCRYGTLCIMQLAFPDAIYLVDAIEGGDMLIEACKPALESRYITKVIHDCKRDSEALYFQFGIKLQNVMDTQIAYSLIEEQEGRPRVPDDYISFVALLADPRYCGISYLEKEEVRVLLRQDPKFWKYRPLSELMIRAAADDVRFLLYIYHKMMEKLNAHSLWNLALRGELYCRCFCISDDNLTEWPALPPIPDDLPVDTQAPEEEILSVLDVPPGKMGRVIGRKGASILSIKESCNAEILIGGSKGPPDKVFVIGRVKQVRKAEAMIRGRMLDM